In Toxotes jaculatrix isolate fToxJac2 chromosome 11, fToxJac2.pri, whole genome shotgun sequence, a single genomic region encodes these proteins:
- the march5 gene encoding E3 ubiquitin-protein ligase MARCH5: MAEQGAVVMQQNLDRSCWVCFATDEDDRTAEWVRPCHCRGSTKWVHQACLQRWVDEKQRGNSTARVACPQCNAEYLIVFPKLGPVVYVLDLADRLISKAGPFAAAGIMVGSIYWTAVTYGAVTVMQVVGHKEGLDVMERADPLFLLIGLPTIPVMLILGKMIRWEDYVLRLWRKYSNKLQILNSIFPGIGCPVPRIPAEASPLADHVSATRILCGALVFPTIATIVGKLMFSSVNSNLQRTILGGIAFVAIKGAFKVYFKQQQYLRQAHRKILNFPEQEEA; the protein is encoded by the exons ATGGCGGAACAGGGTGCAGTGGTCATGCAGCAGAATTTGGACAG gagCTGCTGGGTGTGCTTCGCCACAGACGAGGATGACCGCACAGCGGAGTGGGTGCGTCCGTGTCACTGCCGCGGCTCCACCAAGTGGGTTCACCAGGCCTGCCTGCAGCGTTGGGTGGACGAAAAGCAGCGGGGCAACAGCACGGCACGCGTGGCCTGCCCACAATGCAACGCAGAATACCTCATCGTCTTTCCCAAACTGG GTCCCGTGGTCTACGTGCTGGACTTGGCCGACCGGCTCATCTCCAAGGCCGGACCCTTCGCGGCCGCCGGCATCATGGTGGGCTCCATCTACTGGACTGCCGTCACCTACGGAGCCGTCACCGTCATGCAG GTGGTGGGCCATAAGGAGGGCCTGGATGTTATGGAGCGGGCCGACCCTCTGTTCCTGCTCATTGGCCTGCCCACCATCCCTGTCATGCTGATCCTCGGCAAGATGATCCGCTGGGAGGATTATGTCCTGCGTCTCTGGAGGAAGTATTCTAACAAACTGCAGATCCTCAACAGCATCTTCCCAG GGATCGGCTGCCCGGTTCCTCGGATCCCCGCCGAGGCCAGCCCCCTGGCAGACCACGTGTCGGCCACGCGGATCCTGTGCGGCGCCCTGGTCTTCCCCACCATCGCCACCATCGTGGGGAAGCTCATGTTCAGCAGCGTCAACTCCAACCTGCAGAGGACCATCCTG gGAGGTATCGCCTTCGTGGCCATCAAGGGAGCTTTTAAGGTGTacttcaaacagcagcagtaccTGAGGCAAGCCCACCGCAAGATCCTCAACTTCCCCGAGCAGGAGGAGGCCTGA